Proteins found in one Panicum hallii strain FIL2 chromosome 4, PHallii_v3.1, whole genome shotgun sequence genomic segment:
- the LOC112890669 gene encoding serine/threonine-protein kinase ATR isoform X1, whose product MASHFTYIHELRELIASSSTASAGSAPGSSHLEVKLREVLPNLLRDYVIPSPKASERERREVIALLKLVAYTALKFPGVFYNGRAADVISVIGRILPFLAEPDFRSSHELIFNAVWNLLSILRTGDREAYRQFFLDAMVAVEDLLYVASMHDESPSGVPPGRCLVKCLCGSFSNILDSPGPYSELPASCQPKNGPGVLVDLTGNARWRPFATSLIKLVNKCIADGTLYVDGLVNMSFVSAACSILCYGDGSLHKVCFDFARIVATVMTAEILPLENIIRSITCILGQDVAELSDIRDADYDFSMGACLHALHSSCPGYVVESTAADIVNVLQRAVKASKSAELQVAMYTTYKRIIELCPAQVWKPEILLKLLCLPKPCSKLIECIRVVISKFGQDFFTLDDSNSQSSPQARSENFDLPKVGQKRISQNEESSFSKRQKMTESGFSAGVGFKLREDYGYAFRQSLFSLIKSLSPDNYETYPLDPETAIEVISLLCLSLCVYSKTSLFTRVSKQVLSWISWIHKQITQRNMFSFDAPLYFEALHTVMLLQFNLPGHAKLFEDESQFSGDGTHFLHPIYADLISMLKLLLDDAHVVTQTSSDYKTKCLLMQTIAKVGNKLNAGCDLEVLDLAIRNGTVEIQNESIMSLPIIVLYSGPKMLGAMFRKLESVGALGLVTVGKSMAFSLGFLSCLNVTTDCTDNVGNHCNLFLDKHSEQPMSTLDLLSRGFRCPQCDIRNRIVQNEEKISIMDTALVHVENVNFNINIYKAHTLFFKFLYAETSEESLVYWVEVLPRILRHSSRHVLLEMRTQWVQCFEFLLLHEMKAVREAFSGVVCCFLEKNVLDVLCSDGLGKDGGTKELQFMDKIKCAFTEAEDSQILLTLLESIGTIMKVSDIHGEVFFCSFVLLIDQLDNHNSIIRMTALRLIHRCCTYCFKGGLDHFLSKYSNARDNLYNYLSSRLVTHPIMIKEFAEDVVGIKTKELIERMVPSVIPKLIVSLPNNNHAINTLRELASHLNTELVQLIINWLPTVLCFALFYDDGQHLPSVLQFYKNETETYSKELFAAALPTLLDEIVCFPGESDQIETDIRTAKISPTIQNIARILTGNETLPQFLRNDFVRLLNSIDKKMLHSDDMKLQKQALQRIRKLVEMMGPYLSTHTPKIMVLLIFAIDKEGLQMDGLDVLHFFIKQLAGVSPNSIKYVMSQVVAAFIPSLEKCKVCPSAHLSKIVEILEELVVKNNSLLKQHIRELPLLPSLPSLSEVNKVIQEARGLMTLQDHLKDAVNGLNHESLNVRYMVACELSKLFNARRDDLTALIIGEDIAHLDVISSLIMALLKGCAEQSRTNVGQRLKIVCADCLGALGAVDPAKVKVISCERFKIKCSDDDLIFELIHKHLARAFRAAADTTVHDSAALAIQELLKLGGCQSSPSDDSLRESNCCEMSYRGQKLWGRFSNYVKEIIAPCLTSRFHLRNPTDSAPLGPIYRPEMSFRRWIYYWIRRLTSHATGSRSGIFSACRGIIRHDMPTAIYLLPYLVLNVVCYGTPEARQSITEEILCVLNAAASESSGAAVHGIAGGQSEVCIQAIFTLLDNLGQWVDDLKQEIALSQSSYAMAGKHGGKLKGRTCSDYEQDQMLVQCSNVAELLAAIPRVTLARASLRCQAHARALMYFESHVQENSGSSNPAAECSGTFSDDDISFLMEIYGGLDEPDGLLGLANLRKSSSLQDQLIINEKAGNWAEVLTLCEQALQMEPTSVHRQSDVLNCLLNMCHLQAMIAHVDGLVRSIPQYKKTWCMQGVRAAWRLGRWDLMDEYLTGADKGLVFSGSENNASFDMDLAKIFKAMMNKDQFLVAEQIFQSKQALLVPLAAAGMDSYMRAYPYVVKLHMLRELEDFNSLLGDKSFIDKSFSADDPKFLKLTKDWENRLRCTQPSLWTREPLLALRRMVFSQSHMHAQVGNSWLHYAKLCRLAGHYETAHLAILEADASGAPNAHMEKAKYLWNIRKFDSAIAELQQTLLNMPAEILGSAVLSSLCSLSLALPNPPISATQASKENPDVSKSLLLYTRWIHYTGQKQSADIKSLYSRVTELQPKWEKGFFCMAKFVDDLLIDARKRQEDDKFACKVGPVSSSSSNSVSRANEEKEKPWWELLPGVLLYYAKALHKGHKNLFQALPRMLTLWFEFGSIYAQEESSSDHHMKEIHGRVLSLIRGCLKDLPTYQWLTVLSQLISRICHQNTHVVRIVKYIIIFILKEYPQQALWMMAAVSKSTVPARRDAAAEILQSAKKGCQRGNSALFIQFPSLIDHLIKLCFHPGQPKAKTINISTEFSSLKRMMPLGIILPVQQALTVTLPSYDSNMLDQSGFHPFSVSEHPTIAGIADEAEILSSLQKPKKVVFIGSDGVARPFLCKPKDDLRKDSRMMEFNAMINRLLSKVPESRRRKLYIRTFAVVPLTEDCGMVEWVPNTRGLRHILQDIYIAHGKFDRMKTNPQIKKIYDTYHGKMPDDEMLKTKILPMFPPVFHKWFLTTFSEPAAWFRARVAYAHTTAVWSMVGHIVGLGDRHGENILFDSTTGDCVHVDFSCLFDRGLLLDKPEVVPFRLTQNMIDGLGITGYEGIFLKVCEITLSVLRTHKETLMTVLETFIHDPLVEWTKTNKSSAGEVQNPHAQRAITNIKARLQGVVVGVKASPSLPLSVEGQARRLIAEAVSLSNLGKMYIWWMPWF is encoded by the exons atggccaGCCACTTCACCTACATCCACGAGCTCCGCGAGCTcatcgcctcctcctccaccgcctccgccgGCTCCGCCCCGGGCTCCTCGCACCTCGAGGTCAAGCTCCGCGAGGTCCTCCCCAACCTCCTCCGCGACTACGTCATCCCTTCCCCCAAAG CATCCGAGAGAGAGCGCCGGGAGGTCATTGCGTTGCTAAAGCTGGTGGCCTACACGGCGCTCAAGTTCCCCGGGGTTTTCTacaacggccgcgccgccgacgTCATCAGCGTCATCGGCCGCATCCTCCCCTTCCTCGCCGAGCCCGATTTCAG GTCGAGCCATGAGCTTATATTCAATGCAGTTTGGAATCTGCTCTCCATTCTTCGGACTGGTGACCGAGAAGCCTACAGACAGTTCTTCCTGGATGCTATGGTCGCAGTAGAAG ATCTACTATATGTGGCATCAATGCATGATGAGAGTCCTAGTGGTGTGCCTCCTGGAAGGTGTTTAGTTAAATGCCTCTGTGGATCCTTCTCAAATATATTAGACTCACCTGGACCTTATAGTGAGCTCCCAGCCAGTTGCCAACCTAAGAATGGACCTGGCGTGCTGGTTGATCTGACAGGCAATGCAAGATGGCGTCCATTTGCCACTTCGCTGATTAAACTAGTTAACAAGTGTATTGCAGATGGGACCTTGTATGTTGATGGGCTTGTTAACATGTCATTTGTTTCTGCTGCTTGTTCTATCCTCTGCTATGGTGATGGTTCTCTGCACAAG GTTTGTTTTGATTTTGCACGCATTGTTGCCACAGTGATGACTGCTGAGATTCTTCCTCTAGAAAATATTATTCGTTCAATCACATGCATTTTGGGCCAAGATGTTGCTGAACTTTCTGATATCAG AGATGCAGATTATGACTTTTCAATGGGAGCGTGTCTTCATGCACTGCATTCTTCATGTCCTGGTTATGTTGTTGAATCTACAGCTGCAGATATTGTTAATGTCCTCCAAAGAGCAGTAAAAGCCAGCAAAAGTGCAGAACTTCAG GTTGCAATGTACACCACATACAAGAGAATAATTGAACTCTGCCCTGCTCAAGTATGGAAACCAGAAATCCTTCTGAAATTGCTCTGCTTGCCAAAACCTTGCAGCAAACTGATTGAATGCATTCGAGTGGTTATCAGCAAATTTGGTCAAGACTTCTTTACTCTTGATGATAGTAACAGTCAAAGCAGCCCTCAGGCAAGATCTGAAAATTTTGACTTGCCAAAAGTTGGCCAGAAAAGAATATCACAGAATGAGGAAAGCAGTTTTTCCAAACGTCAAAAGATGACTGAATCAGGGTTTTCTGCTGGCGTTGGATTCAAACTAAGAGAAGATTATGGCTATGCTTTTCGACAGTCTTTATTTTCACTGATTAAGTCCCTATCGCCAGACAATTATGAGACTTATCCATTAGACCCTGAGACTGCTATAGAGGTGATTAGTCTGCTGTGTCTTTCGTTATGTGTTTATTCAAAGACAAGTCTGTTTACCAGAGTTTCTAAGCAAGTCCTTTCCTGGATTTCTTGGATTCACAAACAG ATAACCCAGAGAAACATGTTTTCTTTTGACGCGCCACTGTATTTTGAAGCTCTTCATACTGTAATGCTTCTCCAAT TCAATCTTCCTGGACATGCTAAACTGTTCGAAGATGAATCTCAGTTTAGTGGTGATGGTACACATTTTCTTCATCCAATATATGCTGACCTCATCAGCATGTTGAAACTGCtgttggatgatgctcatgttGTCACTCAAACCAGTTCAGACTACAAGACTAAATGCCTTTTGATGCAGACCATTGCAAAGGTTGGCAATAAACTGAATGCTGGATGCGATCTTGAAGTCCTTGATTTGGCTATCCGTAATGGAACTGTTGAGATTCAAAATGAGTCAATTATGTCACTACCCATAATTGTGTTGTACTCTGGTCCTAAGATGCTTGGAGCAATGTTTAGGAAACTTGA GTCAGTGGGTGCTTTAGGACTCGTGACAGTGGGGAAAAGTATGGCCTTTTCTCTTGGTTTTTTATCTTGCTTAAATGTAACCACTGATTGCACTGACAATGTGGGGAACCATTGCAATCTATTCTTGGACAAGCACTCTGAACAACCTATGTCAACATTAGATCTTCTCTCGAGAGGTTTCCGGTGCCCTCAATGTGATATCAGGAATAGAATTGTCCAGAATGAAGAGAAAATTTCTATCATGGACACTGCGCTGGTACATGTTGAGAATGTGAACTTCAATATTAACATCTACAAGGCCCACACTCTCTTTTTCAAGTTTCTGTATGCAGAGACTTCTGAGGAATCTCTAGTTTATTGGGTTGAAGTTTTGCCGCGGATATTGAGGCATTCTAGCAGACATGTTCTGCTTGAGATGAGAACTCAGTGGGTTCAGTGTTTTGAATTTCTACTACTTCATGAAATGAAAGCTGTCAGGGAAGCATTTTCTGGTGTAGTCTGCTGCTTCTTGGAAAAAAATGTCCTGGATGTTTTGTGTTCTGATGGACTGGGAAAGGATGGAGGGACCAAAGAACTTCAATTCATGGACAAAATAAAATGTGCTTTCACTGAAGCTGAAGATTCTCAGATTCTTCTTACACTTCTGGAATCAATTGGTACAATCATGAAAGTTAGTGATATTCATGGAGAAGTTTTCTTCTGCTCATTTGTGTTACTGATTGATCAGCTTGATAATCATAATTCCATCATAAGGATGACTGCTTTGAGATTAATTCATAGATGCTGCACTTACTGTTTCAAAGGAGGATTGGATCACTTCCTCTCAAAGTACTCGAATGCTAGAGATAATTTATATAATTATCTGTCATCTAGACTTGTGACTCATCCCATAATGATTAAGGAATTTGCTGAGGATGTTGTAGGTATTAAGACCAAAGAACTAATTGAGAGAATGGTTCCATCAGTTATACCAAAGCTCATTGTGTCGCTCCCAAACAATAACCACGCCATTAATACTCTGCGTGAACTGGCAAGCCATCTAAACACTGAACTAGTACAGCTGATCATAAATTGGCTGCCTACAGTTCTCTGCTTTGCTCTTTTTTATGATGATGGGCAGCATTTACCATCTGTTCTACAATTTTATAAGAATGAGACAGAAACTTATAGCAAAGAGTTATTTGCAGCTGCTTTGCCAACACTGCTTGACGAAATTGTATGTTTTCCTGGGGAATCTGATCAGATTGAGACTGATATAAG GACAGCAAAAATTTCACCAACAATTCAGAATATTGCTAGAATTCTGACAGGCAATGAAACTCTTCCTCAGTTTTTGAGGAATGATTTTGTCCGCCTTCTTAATAGCATTGACAAGAAGATGCTCCATTCCGATGACATGAAGCTTCAAAAACAAGCTCTCCAGCGAATAAGGAAATTGGTTGAGATGATGGGCCCTTATTTGAGTACACATACGCCAAAGATTATGGTTCTGTTGATTTTTGCTATTGATAAGGAAGGTCTTCAGATGGATGGTCTTGATGTCTTACATTTTTTCATAAAGCAGTTGGCTGGAGTATCACCAAATAGTATCAAGTATGTTATGTCCCAAGTTGTAGCTGCTTTCATTCCATCTCTAGAAAAGTGCAAAGTATGCCCTTCTGCGCACCTGAGTAAAATTGTTGAAATCCTAGAAGAACTTGTTGTGAAAAATAACAGCTTGCTAAAGCAACATATACGCGAACTACCACTGTTGCCTAGTCTACCATCGTTATCAGAAGTAAACAAGGTAATACAGGAAGCTAGAGGGCTAATGACACTGCAAGATCATCTGAAGGATGCTGTCAATGGTCTTAACCATGAAAGCTTAAATGTGAGATACATGGTAGCTTGTGAGCTGAGTAAATTGTTTAATGCCAGAAGGGACGATTTGACTGCTCTCATCATTGGTGAAGATATTGCTCATTTGGATGTAATAAGCTCTTTAATTATGGCTTTACTCAAAGGATGTGCAGAGCAATCAAGGACTAATGTTGGCCAGAGACTGAAAATAGTTTGTGCAGACTGTCTTGGTGCACTTGGTGCTGTTGATCCTGCTAAGGTAAAGGTAATTTCTTGCGAGCGCTTTAAGATAAAATGTTCAGACGATGACCTTATATTTGAGTTGATCCACAAGCATCTTGCAAGGGCATTCAGAGCTGCTGCTGACACAACAGTGCACGATTCTGCTGCCTTGGCTATCCAGGAGCTACTAAAATTGGGTGGTTGCCAATCTTCACCTAGTGACGACAGTTTGAGAGAATCAAATTGTTGTGAGATGAGTTACAGGGGCCAGAAGTTGTGGGGCCGTTTCTCAAACTATGTCAAGGAAATAATTGCCCCGTGCTTAACATCAAGATTTCATCTTCGTAACCCAACTGATTCTGCTCCACTTGGCCCAATATACCGCCCAGAAATGTCTTTTAGAAGGTGGATATACTACTGGATTAGAAGGTTGACATCACATGCAACTGGATCTCGTTCTGGTATTTTTAGTGCATGCCGTGGAATTATTCGGCATGATATGCCAACTGCAATCTATCTCCTACCATACTTGGTCTTAAATGTTGTCTGCTATGGGACCCCAGAGGCTCGTCAAAGCattactgaggaaatcctgtgTGTTCTCAATGCTGCTGCTTCTGAAAGTAGTGGAGCTGCTGTTCATGGAATTGCAGGGGGGCAGAGTGAGGTCTGTATTCAAGCCATCTTCACTTTACTTGATAACCTTGGGCAATGGGTTGATGACCTCAAACAGGAAATTGCATTATCACAGTCTAGTTATGCCATGGCTGGAAAGCATGGAGGTAAATTGAAAGGCAGAACATGTTCTGATTATGAACAGGATCAAATGCTGGTGCAGTGTAGCAATGTTGCTGAGTTGCTGGCTGCTATACCTAGAGTTACGCTAGCAAGGGCCTCTCTTAGATGTCAAGCTCATGCTCGTGCTCTAATGTACTTTGAATCTCATGTCCAGGAAAATTCGGGTTCCTCCAATCCAGCTGCAGAGTGTAGTGGCACCTTTTCAGATGATGACATATCTTTTCTTATGGAAATATATGGAGGATTGGATGAGCCTGACGGCCTCCTCGGTTTAGCTAATCTGAGGAAATCATCAAGCCTACAAGATCAGCTTATAATTAATGAGAAAGCTGGAAACTGGGCCGAAGTATTAACCTTATGTGAACAGGCCTTGCAAATGGAACCTACCTCTGTTCATAGACAATCTGATGTTCTTAATTGTTTGCTAAACATGTGCCACCTTCAAGCCATGATAGCCCATGTGGATGGTTTGGTGCGCAGCATACCCCAGTATAAGAAAACTTGGTGCATGCAGGGAGTGCGAGCAGCGTGGCGATTGGGGAGATGGGATCTCATGGATGAATATCTGACCGGGGCAGACAAAGGTCTGGTGTTCAGTGGTTCTGAGAACAATGCTTCTTTTGACATGGATCTTGCTAAGATATTCAAGGCCATGATGAACAAAGATCAGTTTCTGGTTGCTGAACAAATTTTCCAGTCCAAGCAAGCGTTGCTTGTACCTCTGGCTGCAGCAGGCATGGACTCATATATGCGCGCGTATCCCTATGTTGTAAAGCTCCATATGCTGCGTGAGTTGGAAGACTTCAATTCCCTGTTGGGAGACAAGTCATTTATTGATAAATCGTTCAGTGCAGACGATCCGAAATTTCTGAAGTTAACAAAAGATTGGGAGAACCGTCTGAGATGTACACAGCCGTCTCTGTGGACAAGGGAGCCTTTACTTGCTCTCCGAAGGATGGTTTTTAGTCAGAGTCATATGCATGCTCAGGTTGGGAATAGCTGGCTTCATTATGCTAAGCTCTGCCGTTTGGCTGGTCATTATGAAACAGCTCACCTTGCAATACTGGAAGCAGATGCTTCAGGTGCCCCCAATGCTCACATGGAGAAGGCGAAGTATCTCTGGAATATACGGAAGTTTGATAGCGCTATAGCTGAACTTCAGCAAACACTTCTCAACATGCCTGCAGAAATTTTGGGAAGTGCTGTACTTTCATCTCTTTGTAGCCTCTCTCTTGCTTTGCCAAATCCACCCATCTCTGCGACACAGGCATCAAAAGAGAATCCAGATGTGTCTAAATCCCTGCTTCTCTACACTAGATGGATCCACTATACAGGGCAAAAACAGAGTGCGGATATCAAATCTCTCTATTCTAGAGTAACCGAATTGCAGCCCAAGTGGGAAAAGGGTTTTTTCTGCATGGCAAAGTTTGTTGATGATTTGCTTATTGATGCTAGGAAACGGCAAGAAGATGACAAGTTTGCTTGTAAAGTTGGACCAGTCTCTTCTAGCTCTTCTAACTCTGTAAGCAGGGCAAATGAAGAGAAAGAGAAGCCTTGGTGGGAATTACTTCCGGGTGTGCTACTATATTATGCAAAAGCACTTCACAAAGGGCATAAGAATCTGTTTCAAGCACTTCCTCGAATGCTTACACTTTGGTTCGAATTTGGAAGCATATATGCCCAAGAGGAATCTTCCTCTGATCACCACATGAAAGAGATTCACGGAAGG GTGTTAAGCCTCATCCGTGGGTGCTTGAAGGATCTACCAACATATCAATGGCTTACTGTGCTGTCTCAGTTGATCTCCCGCATCTGTCACCAAAATACTCATGTTGTCAGAATTGTCAAATACATCATCATTTTTATTTTAAAGGAATACCCTCAACAAGCTCTTTGGATGATGGCTGCAGTGTCGAAGTCAACAGTTCCTGCAAGACGAGATGCTGCTGCAGAAATATTACAATCAGCAAAGAAAGGATGTCAGCGTGGGAATAGTGCATTGTTCATTCAATTTCCTAGTCTGATAGACCATCTCATTAAGCTCTGCTTTCATCCAGGGCAGCCGAAGGCGAAAACAATTAACATCTCAACTGAGTTCAGTTCCTTGAAAAGAATGATGCCACTAGGAATTATCTTACCTGTCCAACAGGCTTTAACTGTGACTCTGCCATCATATGATTCAAATATGTTGGACCAATCTGGTTTTCACCCCTTTTCAGTTTCTGAGCATCCTACGATAGCTGGAATAGCCGACGAAGCAGAAATTCTTTCCTCTCTTCAGAAACCAAAGAAG GTTGTTTTCATCGGAAGCGACGGAGTTGCTCGCCCATTTCTATGCAAACCTAAGGATGATCTTAGGAAAGACTCACGCATGATGGAGTTCAATGCAATGATCAACCGTCTCCTCTCCAAGGTCCCTGAGAGCCGCAGGAGAAAGCTTTATATCAGAACCTTTGCAGTGGTACCACTTACTGAAGATTGTGGAATGGTAGAATGGGTTCCCAATACTCGCGGTCTTCGTCATATTCTTCAGGACATCTACATAGCTCATGGAAAGTTTGATAGGATGAAAACAAATCCACAAATCAAGAAGATATATGACACATACCATGGAAAAATGCCTGACGATGAGATGCTGAAGACTAAAATCCTTCCAATGTTTCCCCCAGTTTTCCACAAATGGTTCTTGACAACATTCTCCGAGCCAGCTGCATGGTTTCGTGCTAGAGTGGCATATGCGCATACCACCGCAGTGTGGTCAATGGTTGGCCACATTGTTGGGCTTGGTGACAGACACGGTGAAAACATCCTTTTCGACTCCACAACCGGGGACTGCGTTCATGTGGATTTCAGCTGCTTGTTTGACAGGGGGTTGCTACTGGACAAGCCTGAGGTGGTGCCATTTAGGCTTACGCAA AACATGATTGATGGCTTGGGCATCACAGGATATGAAGGCATATTTCTTAAGGTCTGTGAAATCACTCTGTCGGTTCTCAGAACTCACAAGGAGACCCTCATGACTGTTCTCGAGACCTTCATCCATGATCCGCTAGTGGAGTGGACCAAAACTAATAAATCCAGTGCAGGCGAGGTCCAGAACCCACACGCACAG AGGGCCATTACTAACATCAAGGCAAGGCTCCAGGGAGTTGTGGTGGGTGTCAAAGCCAGCCCTTCCCTGCCTCTGTCCGTGGAAGGCCAAGCACGCCGCCTGATCGCTGAAGCAGTCTCCCTCAGCAACCTTGGCAAAATGTACATCTGGTGGATGCCGTGGTTCTAA